In Fusobacteria bacterium ZRK30, the DNA window ATCTATCGTCAAATCCCAGGGAATGTTATATGAACCTGGGATTCTTCCCACAGCAAATATTTTTTCCTCTTGAATGAACCCGTCAGATTCAAGGTAGGTTCTTGTATCTAATATCACTCCACCATCTGCTATGGCAGCTTTAACTTCTTCTAAATTTGCCGACTTAGACAGATCTACCGAATTCGCAAATTCATATACTGCAGGAATCATTGGTTTTGCCATAGCTCCCTCTACTACCTTTAGTCCAGCTGACTTCCACCCGTCTATCCCACCGTTGATCATGGATATATTCCTATGCCCATACATATCCAATATCCACCATAATCTATATGCTTCGCTGCCTTCCCCTCCACCTAATAACAGGATGTGGGTATTAGTCGTAACTCCATATGAACCCAATGTTTCGGCTATCTTTTGAGGAGCAGCTCTCATACCATCATATTTATACTCCCCTTTATCAGCAGAAAAATCAGATTCCCAAATCTGATAGGACCCTTCTATATGTTCTTTTTCAAAATCTTCTCGTTTTCTTACATCTAAAATTACTAAATCATTTTCAGACTCTACCATCTTTTTTGCCATCTCTGGATTTACTAAGGTACTGCCTGCATATACGGAGTTATCTTTTGAGATTGGAGAACTAGCCATTCCAACCATAAAAATTGCTATAAACATTATAACGGTTAGCAGTTTTTTCATTATATTCTCCCTTTTTATATTCAGAGGAAGTACAGGTCTTCACTCTTTAACATTATTTTTTATTCCTAATATAATCTTTATAAAATTAATTTATTATAGTCACAGTAAATATATGCTGTATTCTATTATTTCCTTTTATTCAGTTCTTTTTTAGATTTAAATCTGTTCATCCATTGCACACTTGTCCCTTGAGTTCTTTTAGTTGCAGAATCTTTAGTATATCTTTCTCCAAATATTAAGTCTAAAATATGTACTGAATCTTTTCCTGCACTTTCCATAGCTCCTCTGCACGCAGCACAATAACTTACTATATGGTCTGTGTTATATTCTGCTGCTCTCTTATTTCTAATTGTATGAGTCATTTTAGGGTTGGCTGGCCCTACCATCCCGCCAAACCCGCAGCACCTTGTATCTTCCCTTGTGTGCAACGGCTCTTCAGTTTCATATTCCATTTGAGCTAGGATCCATCTGATCCCATCTTGAATCTTCTTGTTGTACCTGGTAGGGCATGAGTCATGAATACCAAATATTACATCTGAATCTTTCCCTATTCCTTTGGCATGTTCAGGTAATCCTAATTCAGGAAGGACCTCCCATAGAGATCTTACCCTTTGATTGGGACTATTTTTTCTAAAAACTTCATAACATGACTGACATGCTACGATGATCTCCTCTGCACCTAATTCATCCATAGATCTCTGGACTGAGGTATATCTTTTCTTAAATTTCTCCTCCTGTCCCAAATCCTTGGTTGGTTTCCCACAGCATTTTAAGATCGAACCTACCTCACCCTCATATTTTTCCTGGAGATAATCTAAGATATTTCCCACAGCTTTTGGGTTATATGATGACAGGGAACACCCCGGAAGAAAGACTCTCACAGTCTTTTTATCTCCTAAAGCTTTATTGGAAGTATTAAAAAAATTAGAATTCCCCAAATATTGGTGAGCTTCAACTACTTTATGACCCTTCATAGGTGATCTCCCATTATTTTTTTCTACCTTCAGCTTCCTGCTTTCCATAAATATATCCTGTATCTTATAATCTTTTGGACAGGCAATGGTACATTGACTACACATATTACAAGAATATGATAATTTATCTAATATTTTATTTTTCTCTATACACCCCTTGAAAATTGATTTTGGATCTTTCCCAAAATCATTTAACATAGCACAATTTTTCATACAGGGTTTAGATTTACACTCTAAACATCCCTCAATTATTTCTTCCATTTTTTCTTTGATCTCTTTAGAAATCATAATTTTCACCTTCTTTATCCTGATTATAATGTCTTAAATTCCTGACTTTTATTTATATTTTTTACCTGTCTGTTTATTCAAAAACATAACACTTTGAATACAAAGTGTCAACTTTTTCATCAGCAACAGTAAATTTTAAATTGCAATTCAGTTATAGCTTTCATGTGATAATCTTCATAACTTATAGATAAATTTATATAAAGTAAATAAAAGTTATAAAAATTTGGTAGAATAAATTATATCACAATAATTATAATTTTTAGGAGGTCTTATGTCGCGACTAATTTTTATCGGAACAGGTGGAGCCATTGGGGCTCTCTCTAGATACCTTATTGATTTTATTATCACCAAATACTATCCTATGCATTTTCCACTGGGAACACTAACTGTTAACCTTATCGGCTGCTTTATCATTGGAGTTGCATTTAAAATATTTTATCACGAAATTGTCCATACTAGATTCAATCCTTTTATTGTTACAGGTTTTTTAGGAGCATTGACTACATTTTCCAGTTATGCCTACACTACCTTGATCCTCCTCGAAAAAGGAAAATATCTCCTGGCAGGCTCTAATTTATTGGGAAATAATGTTTTGGGTATCTTATTTGCATTTTTAGGGGCTAAGGTCACTGATTTTGTTGTCAAAAAACATTTCAATCATAAATTTAAAGGAGATGAATAACTATGATTTTAAATATTATCTTGGTAGCTGTTGGAGGAAGCATTGGAGCTATCTCCAGATATAAAATAGATAGGAAAATTTCCAGTGTAATAAAGCACAGTATCCCCTTTGGGACTTTAGGAGTAAACCTTCTGGGTTTATTTATAATCGGTTTTTCTTACAGAATCTTTGAACACCATATAGTAGCTGAAGATCTAAAACATTTTATTGTTATTGGATTTTTAGGAGCTCTCACTACTTTTTCCAGTTATGCCCTTCATACATTTCAATTATTTGAAAAAGGAAAGACAAAAGAAGGGTTTTTAAATATTCTTCTAAATAATATTTTAGGGATGTTGATGGCATTGGCTGGATCGGAGTTAGGGAAGTTTTTATAATAAAATTAAAAAAAACTGGGAAAATTTCCCAGTTTTTTATATAGACCATTAGTTATAAGATCCTATTAGTTTTTCTTTTCTTTAACTTTTTTAGCTGTTTCATTTTTTTTCATATTTTGATATTTTTCTGCACCATAGTATGCTCTTAAATACATCTCTTTTAATTCTTTCATTAATGGATATCTCGGGTTAGCTCCTGTACATTGATCATCAAAAGCTTCCTCTACCATTTGGTCTAATTTACCTAAGAATTCTGCTTCAGATACTCCATAGTCAGCGATAGTATGCTTGATCCCTACTGCTTCTCTTAACTCTACACAAGCCTTTCTAAGTAACTTAGCCTTCTCTTCTGGAGTTTCATTTCCTTTAGTTAAGCTTAAGAAATCTGCTGCTTTAGCATATCTTGCCTTAGCATTTGGATACTTATATTGAGCGAATCCAGCCATCTTATTTGGTCTGTCTGTAGCGTTAAATCTGATTACTTCCTCTATTAATAGTGCATTGGCTGTTCCATGTGGAATATGGAAAGCTGCTCCTAATTTATGTGCCATTGAGTGACAAATACCTAAGAATGCATTTGAGAACGCCATTCCAGCCATACAAGATGCATTGGCCATCTTTTCCTTTGCTTTTAATGCTGTAGCTCCACCTTTTACAGATTCAGGTAAGTATTTAAATACTAATCTTAATGATTCTAAAGCTAATGGGTTTGTATAATCTGATGCTAATACAGACGCAAATGCTTCTAATGCATGAGTTAATACATCATATCCTGATGCAGCTGTTAATGAAGCCGGCATTGTTAACATTAATTGAGGGTCTACGATAGCTACATTTGGAGTTAATTCGTAGTCAGCTAACGGATACTTTGTTCCAGTCTTTTCATCTGTGATTACTGCGAATGGAGTAACTTCAGATCCTGTTCCTGCTGATGTAGCAATAGCCCAGAAATCAGCTTTTTTACCCATCTTAGGGAATTGTACTATTCTTTTTCTGATATCCATAAATGTCATAGCAAGATCTTCGAACACTACTTCTGGATGCTCATACATAACCCACATGATTTTCGCCGCGTCCATTGGAGATCCTCCACCTAATGCTAAGATAGCATCTGGTTGGTATGACTTCATCATCTCTGCACCTTTTCTTACTGTAGCTAATGTAGGATCAGCTTGTACGTCAGAGAATATTCTGTAATCTACACCGATTTCATCTAATACATCTGTGATATGGTTTGTATAACCTAATGAAGCTAGTACTGAGTCAGTAACTATCATTACTTTTTTCTTAGTTCCCTTTAATTCTTCTAAAGCTACAGGTAATGAACCGAATTTAAAGTATACTTTTTCTGGAATTCTAAACCAAAGCATGTTTTCTCTCCTTTTCGCTACAGTTTTTATGTTTAAAAGATGTTTTACTCCAACGTTTTCAGAAACTGCGTTTCCTCCCCATGATCCACAACCTAAAGTTAATGAAGGAGCTAGTTTGAAGTTAAATACATCTCCGATTGCACCCTGGGCAGCCGGCATATTTACTAAAGTTCTACCTGTTTTCATTGTTTTACCAAATTTTTCTAATCTTTCAGTAGCAGTTAATTCGTTAGCATACATGATAGAAGTATGTCCCATCCCACCTAATTGAATCAATCTATCTGCTTTCTTTAAAGATTCTTCGAATCCAGTTGTCTTATAGAAAGCTAATACTGGAGATAATTTTTCATGTGAGAATGGCTCCTCTAATTCTACAGATTCAACTTCTCCGATTAATACTTTTGTATCTACATGTACATCTACACCAGCTAATTGTGCTATCTTATGAGCTGTTTGTCCTACTATTTCAGAGTTTAAGTGTCCATCTATTACGATAGTCTTTCTTACTTTATCTAACTCCTCTCCCTTTAAGAAGTATGCTCCTCTATCAGCAAACTCTTTTTTTACTGTTTCGTAGATTGAAGCAGGTGCTAATACGGCTTGCTCAGATGCACAGATAACTCCGTTATCAAATGTTTTAGACATTAAGATAGAACTTACAGCCATCTTGATGTGTGCACTTTCGTCGATGATTACAGGTGTGTTTCCAGCTCCTACTCCAATTGCAGGTACTCCTGAAGAGTAAGCAGCCTTAACCATTCCCGGTCCTCCTGTAGCTAATATAATATCTACATTTTGCATAAGGTAAGTAGATAATTCCATAGATGGCTTAGTTATCCAACCCACTATTCCTTCTGGTGCTCCAGCTTTTATTGCAGCTTCCATAACTATCTCGGCAGCTTTTGCAGTACACTTCATAGCTCTTGGATGTGGTGAGAATATGATAGCATTTCTAGTTTTTAAAGCTATTAATGCTTTAAATACTGCTGTTGATGTAGGGTTAGTAGTTGGTATAACAGCTCCTACGATTCCGATAGGTTCAGCTATTTTTTCAATACCGTAAGCTGCATCTTTTTCAACAACTCCACAAGTTTTTGTATCCTTATATTTGTTATATACTA includes these proteins:
- a CDS encoding (Fe-S)-binding protein encodes the protein MISKEIKEKMEEIIEGCLECKSKPCMKNCAMLNDFGKDPKSIFKGCIEKNKILDKLSYSCNMCSQCTIACPKDYKIQDIFMESRKLKVEKNNGRSPMKGHKVVEAHQYLGNSNFFNTSNKALGDKKTVRVFLPGCSLSSYNPKAVGNILDYLQEKYEGEVGSILKCCGKPTKDLGQEEKFKKRYTSVQRSMDELGAEEIIVACQSCYEVFRKNSPNQRVRSLWEVLPELGLPEHAKGIGKDSDVIFGIHDSCPTRYNKKIQDGIRWILAQMEYETEEPLHTREDTRCCGFGGMVGPANPKMTHTIRNKRAAEYNTDHIVSYCAACRGAMESAGKDSVHILDLIFGERYTKDSATKRTQGTSVQWMNRFKSKKELNKRK
- the crcB gene encoding fluoride efflux transporter CrcB, producing the protein MSRLIFIGTGGAIGALSRYLIDFIITKYYPMHFPLGTLTVNLIGCFIIGVAFKIFYHEIVHTRFNPFIVTGFLGALTTFSSYAYTTLILLEKGKYLLAGSNLLGNNVLGILFAFLGAKVTDFVVKKHFNHKFKGDE
- the crcB gene encoding fluoride efflux transporter CrcB — translated: MILNIILVAVGGSIGAISRYKIDRKISSVIKHSIPFGTLGVNLLGLFIIGFSYRIFEHHIVAEDLKHFIVIGFLGALTTFSSYALHTFQLFEKGKTKEGFLNILLNNILGMLMALAGSELGKFL
- the adhE gene encoding bifunctional acetaldehyde-CoA/alcohol dehydrogenase, translating into MKITNVKELQEYLKTMKKAQEEFATFPQEKVDEIFREAALAVNRQRIELAKMAVEETRMGIVEDKVIKNHFASEIVYNKYKDTKTCGVVEKDAAYGIEKIAEPIGIVGAVIPTTNPTSTAVFKALIALKTRNAIIFSPHPRAMKCTAKAAEIVMEAAIKAGAPEGIVGWITKPSMELSTYLMQNVDIILATGGPGMVKAAYSSGVPAIGVGAGNTPVIIDESAHIKMAVSSILMSKTFDNGVICASEQAVLAPASIYETVKKEFADRGAYFLKGEELDKVRKTIVIDGHLNSEIVGQTAHKIAQLAGVDVHVDTKVLIGEVESVELEEPFSHEKLSPVLAFYKTTGFEESLKKADRLIQLGGMGHTSIMYANELTATERLEKFGKTMKTGRTLVNMPAAQGAIGDVFNFKLAPSLTLGCGSWGGNAVSENVGVKHLLNIKTVAKRRENMLWFRIPEKVYFKFGSLPVALEELKGTKKKVMIVTDSVLASLGYTNHITDVLDEIGVDYRIFSDVQADPTLATVRKGAEMMKSYQPDAILALGGGSPMDAAKIMWVMYEHPEVVFEDLAMTFMDIRKRIVQFPKMGKKADFWAIATSAGTGSEVTPFAVITDEKTGTKYPLADYELTPNVAIVDPQLMLTMPASLTAASGYDVLTHALEAFASVLASDYTNPLALESLRLVFKYLPESVKGGATALKAKEKMANASCMAGMAFSNAFLGICHSMAHKLGAAFHIPHGTANALLIEEVIRFNATDRPNKMAGFAQYKYPNAKARYAKAADFLSLTKGNETPEEKAKLLRKACVELREAVGIKHTIADYGVSEAEFLGKLDQMVEEAFDDQCTGANPRYPLMKELKEMYLRAYYGAEKYQNMKKNETAKKVKEKKN